One part of the Gemmatimonas sp. genome encodes these proteins:
- the paaC gene encoding 1,2-phenylacetyl-CoA epoxidase subunit PaaC encodes MAAPRQYPIANPLAEYLLRLGDDRLVLGHRVSEWCGHGPILEEDIALSNIALDLIGHAQSILALAGAVEGQGRDEDALAYFRDGTAFRNALLVEQPNGDFAVTMVRQFLFDAYSVLLWDQLSRCAHAPLAAIAAKSLKEDRYHLRHSSEWVVRLGDGTDESHARTQAALDALWRFTGELFDRDAVDDAVAQQGIAVDHAAIRALWDTLVNDVLQRATLTRPADGGMRRGGRQGRHGEALGHMLATMQSVARAHPGATW; translated from the coding sequence ATCGCGGCGCCGCGGCAATACCCCATCGCCAATCCGCTGGCGGAGTACCTGCTGCGCCTCGGCGACGACCGCCTGGTGCTGGGGCATCGCGTGAGCGAATGGTGCGGACACGGCCCCATCCTCGAAGAGGATATTGCACTCTCCAACATCGCCCTCGACCTCATCGGTCACGCACAGAGCATTCTCGCGCTCGCCGGCGCGGTGGAGGGGCAGGGGCGCGATGAGGATGCGCTGGCGTACTTCCGCGACGGCACGGCGTTTCGCAACGCGCTGCTGGTGGAACAGCCCAACGGGGACTTTGCGGTCACCATGGTGCGTCAGTTCCTGTTCGACGCGTACAGTGTGCTGCTCTGGGATCAGCTGTCGCGGTGCGCGCACGCGCCGCTCGCGGCCATCGCCGCGAAGTCGCTCAAGGAGGATCGCTACCACCTGCGTCACAGCAGCGAATGGGTGGTGCGCCTGGGTGACGGCACCGACGAGAGCCACGCGCGGACGCAGGCGGCGCTCGATGCGCTGTGGCGTTTCACCGGCGAGCTGTTCGATCGCGATGCGGTGGACGACGCCGTGGCGCAGCAGGGCATCGCCGTGGACCATGCGGCCATCCGGGCGCTGTGGGACACGCTGGTGAACGACGTGCTGCAGCGCGCCACGCTCACGCGCCCCGCCGACGGCGGGATGCGCCGCGGCGGTCGTCAGGGGCGCCACGGCGAAGCGCTGGGGCACATGCTCGCCACCATGCAGAGCGTCGCCCGCGCGCATCCCGGCGCCACGTGGTGA
- the paaD gene encoding 1,2-phenylacetyl-CoA epoxidase subunit PaaD, whose product MLTRDEVFAVLQTVPDPEVPVISVVELGVVRDVDITPDGVTVTMTPTYSGCPAMREMEADVKAALLARGVPNVTVHMTLSPAWTTDWIGEEAREKLRRYGIAPPGRADQGGFVTLTRARPAVACPFCGSTDTVLQSEFGSTACKAIHTCRSCGSPFDEFKAL is encoded by the coding sequence ATGCTCACGCGGGACGAGGTCTTCGCGGTGCTGCAGACGGTGCCGGACCCGGAAGTGCCGGTGATCAGTGTGGTGGAGTTGGGGGTGGTGCGCGACGTCGACATCACTCCCGATGGGGTGACGGTGACGATGACGCCCACGTACTCGGGGTGTCCGGCGATGCGCGAGATGGAAGCCGATGTGAAGGCGGCGCTGCTGGCGCGCGGGGTGCCGAACGTGACGGTGCACATGACGCTGTCGCCGGCATGGACGACGGACTGGATCGGTGAGGAGGCGCGCGAGAAGCTGCGCCGCTACGGCATTGCGCCGCCGGGGCGCGCCGATCAGGGCGGCTTCGTCACGCTCACACGCGCGCGGCCCGCGGTGGCGTGTCCGTTCTGCGGTTCCACCGACACGGTGCTGCAGTCGGAGTTCGGGTCGACGGCGTGCAAGGCCATCCACACATGCCGTTCGTGCGGCTCGCCCTTCGACGAGTTCAAGGCGCTCTAA
- the paaB gene encoding 1,2-phenylacetyl-CoA epoxidase subunit PaaB produces the protein MSLPDGQWPLWEVFTQGARGEPFEHAGSVHAADAEHAMQNARDVYTRRGEAVNLWVVPSNAIVASAPSDAGPFFDPGNDKPYRHPQFYVAPRGVRIF, from the coding sequence ATGAGCCTGCCAGACGGTCAGTGGCCACTGTGGGAAGTCTTCACGCAGGGCGCGCGCGGCGAACCGTTCGAACACGCCGGGAGCGTGCATGCGGCCGACGCGGAGCACGCCATGCAGAACGCGCGTGACGTGTATACGCGTCGCGGCGAGGCGGTGAACCTCTGGGTGGTGCCGAGCAACGCGATCGTCGCGTCCGCGCCGAGCGACGCTGGCCCGTTCTTCGATCCGGGCAACGACAAGCCGTACCGTCATCCGCAGTTCTATGTCGCGCCGCGCGGCGTGCGCATTTTCTGA